A genome region from Triticum aestivum cultivar Chinese Spring chromosome 2B, IWGSC CS RefSeq v2.1, whole genome shotgun sequence includes the following:
- the LOC123044609 gene encoding pentatricopeptide repeat-containing protein At4g18975, chloroplastic isoform X2, whose translation MAAGPFALRLGPRLAAPAVASATRGGGRGSDRPTASRALWTAFESEFPIIAAAKALEMLKKQRKWLQIIQVTKWLMSKGQVLTWTTYDTLLLALSMDGRVDEAESIWNTILQTYTRSVPKKLFSRMIQIYNTRHLPDKVLEIYADMEELGVRPDEDTTRRIGRAFATSGQEDKQKPVLEKHLKKWKYIHFNGERVRVRRAGPLA comes from the exons ATGGCGGCGGGTCCCTTCGCGCTCCGCCTAGGGCCGCGCCTCGCGGCGCCGGCCGTGGCGAGTGCGACtaggggaggaggacggggaagtGACCGCCCTACGGCCAGCCGAGCGCT GTGGACTGCTTTTGAGTCTGAATTTCCAATTATAGCAGCGGCTAAAGCTTTGGAGATGTTGAAAAAGCAAAGAAAATGGCTACAGATTATCCAG GTAACCAAGTGGCTGATGAGTAAAGGTCAGGTGCTGACATGGACAACGTACGATACACTGCTGTTGGCTCTTTCTATGGATGGAAGAGTAGATGAGGCTGAGTCAATTTGGAATACTATCTTACAAACTTATACACGCTCAGTGCCCAAGAAGTTGTTCTCTCGGATGATCCAGATTTACAACACGCGCCATCTTCCAGACAAAGTTTTGGAG ATATATGCTGACATGGAGGAATTGGGCGTGCGTCCAGACGAGGATACAACAAGAAGAATCGGACGAGCATTTGCAACTTCAGGCCAGGAAGATAAGCAGAAGCCTGTCCTTGAAAAACACTTGAAGAAGTGGAAGTACATCCATTTCAATGGTGAGCGTGTTCGTGTGCGGAGGGCAGGACCTTTGGCCTAG
- the LOC123044609 gene encoding pentatricopeptide repeat-containing protein At4g18975, chloroplastic isoform X1, which yields MAAGPFALRLGPRLAAPAVASATRGGGRGSDRPTASRALVSKKSNKDHRLWIRKDSAGSGKKALCLVNTVSKLPNERETVYGALDRWTAFESEFPIIAAAKALEMLKKQRKWLQIIQVTKWLMSKGQVLTWTTYDTLLLALSMDGRVDEAESIWNTILQTYTRSVPKKLFSRMIQIYNTRHLPDKVLEIYADMEELGVRPDEDTTRRIGRAFATSGQEDKQKPVLEKHLKKWKYIHFNGERVRVRRAGPLA from the exons ATGGCGGCGGGTCCCTTCGCGCTCCGCCTAGGGCCGCGCCTCGCGGCGCCGGCCGTGGCGAGTGCGACtaggggaggaggacggggaagtGACCGCCCTACGGCCAGCCGAGCGCT GGTGTCAAAGAAGTCAAACAAGGACCACCGTTTGTGGATTAGGAAAGATTCGGCTGGGTCAGGGAAGAAGGCTCTTTGTCTTGTTAATACT GTTTCAAAACTACCGAATGAAAGAGAAACTGTTTATGGTGCATTGGATAGGTGGACTGCTTTTGAGTCTGAATTTCCAATTATAGCAGCGGCTAAAGCTTTGGAGATGTTGAAAAAGCAAAGAAAATGGCTACAGATTATCCAG GTAACCAAGTGGCTGATGAGTAAAGGTCAGGTGCTGACATGGACAACGTACGATACACTGCTGTTGGCTCTTTCTATGGATGGAAGAGTAGATGAGGCTGAGTCAATTTGGAATACTATCTTACAAACTTATACACGCTCAGTGCCCAAGAAGTTGTTCTCTCGGATGATCCAGATTTACAACACGCGCCATCTTCCAGACAAAGTTTTGGAG ATATATGCTGACATGGAGGAATTGGGCGTGCGTCCAGACGAGGATACAACAAGAAGAATCGGACGAGCATTTGCAACTTCAGGCCAGGAAGATAAGCAGAAGCCTGTCCTTGAAAAACACTTGAAGAAGTGGAAGTACATCCATTTCAATGGTGAGCGTGTTCGTGTGCGGAGGGCAGGACCTTTGGCCTAG
- the LOC123044609 gene encoding pentatricopeptide repeat-containing protein At4g18975, chloroplastic isoform X3, with the protein MAAGPFALRLGPRLAAPAVASATRGGGRGSDRPTASRALVSKKSNKDHRLWIRKDSAGSGKKALCLVNTVTKWLMSKGQVLTWTTYDTLLLALSMDGRVDEAESIWNTILQTYTRSVPKKLFSRMIQIYNTRHLPDKVLEIYADMEELGVRPDEDTTRRIGRAFATSGQEDKQKPVLEKHLKKWKYIHFNGERVRVRRAGPLA; encoded by the exons ATGGCGGCGGGTCCCTTCGCGCTCCGCCTAGGGCCGCGCCTCGCGGCGCCGGCCGTGGCGAGTGCGACtaggggaggaggacggggaagtGACCGCCCTACGGCCAGCCGAGCGCT GGTGTCAAAGAAGTCAAACAAGGACCACCGTTTGTGGATTAGGAAAGATTCGGCTGGGTCAGGGAAGAAGGCTCTTTGTCTTGTTAATACT GTAACCAAGTGGCTGATGAGTAAAGGTCAGGTGCTGACATGGACAACGTACGATACACTGCTGTTGGCTCTTTCTATGGATGGAAGAGTAGATGAGGCTGAGTCAATTTGGAATACTATCTTACAAACTTATACACGCTCAGTGCCCAAGAAGTTGTTCTCTCGGATGATCCAGATTTACAACACGCGCCATCTTCCAGACAAAGTTTTGGAG ATATATGCTGACATGGAGGAATTGGGCGTGCGTCCAGACGAGGATACAACAAGAAGAATCGGACGAGCATTTGCAACTTCAGGCCAGGAAGATAAGCAGAAGCCTGTCCTTGAAAAACACTTGAAGAAGTGGAAGTACATCCATTTCAATGGTGAGCGTGTTCGTGTGCGGAGGGCAGGACCTTTGGCCTAG